One Luteolibacter arcticus DNA segment encodes these proteins:
- a CDS encoding type 1 glutamine amidotransferase domain-containing protein, translating into MNTTPPQAAAFSRMQQLMTPSPVPSISTELLATADGELNRELNAFLFDPPSDPALLAGKRIAICCTNGVEEVEIIGAQRWLAEHGATVHVVSPRIGEFHPTLGLRFPPVAATHVLAIRLMENAGWIPIDRYTDEVTAADYDAVILPGGCWNPDALRMDELARAFVRDMHSAGKPTCAICHGQWVMVSAGILKGKRATAVWNIHVDLENAGATVLDEPCVVDGNLITSRFPYDLPRMVQALVQQLVPPIQQTGR; encoded by the coding sequence ATGAACACCACCCCACCCCAAGCCGCCGCCTTCTCCCGCATGCAACAGCTCATGACACCGTCGCCGGTGCCTTCCATCTCGACCGAGCTGCTGGCCACCGCCGATGGCGAACTCAATCGCGAACTGAACGCCTTCCTCTTCGACCCGCCGTCCGACCCCGCCTTGCTCGCCGGCAAGCGCATCGCCATCTGCTGCACCAATGGCGTCGAGGAAGTGGAGATCATCGGCGCACAGCGTTGGCTCGCCGAACATGGCGCGACCGTCCACGTGGTCTCCCCACGCATCGGCGAGTTTCACCCCACGCTCGGGCTGCGCTTCCCACCGGTCGCCGCCACCCATGTGCTCGCCATCCGGCTGATGGAAAACGCCGGCTGGATCCCCATCGACCGCTATACTGACGAGGTGACGGCCGCAGACTACGACGCGGTGATCCTTCCCGGCGGCTGCTGGAATCCCGATGCCCTGCGCATGGACGAACTGGCGCGAGCCTTCGTCCGTGACATGCACAGCGCGGGCAAGCCGACCTGCGCCATCTGCCACGGCCAGTGGGTCATGGTCAGCGCCGGCATCCTCAAGGGCAAACGCGCCACCGCCGTCTGGAACATCCATGTCGATCTGGAGAATGCGGGCGCGACCGTGCTCGACGAACCGTGCGTGGTGGACGGCAACCTGATCACCTCTCGTTTTCCTTACGACCTGCCGCGCATGGTGCAGGCCCTAGTGCAGCAGTTGGTGCCGCCGATCCAGCAAACCGGCCGATAA
- a CDS encoding HAD family hydrolase yields MIQALFLDAAGTLIEPAEPVAEVYARTAAAFGQPVEPALVKKWFRLAFGGIGDPEYAAYPDGDAAEREWWGNVVLTVFNKSLGTPLPEGFFRPCFEALFAHYADPAAWRVFPEVPGVLADARAAGLRLAVVSNFDLRLRGILAGHGLHFDEVITSADACARKPDFAIFRMALDRLGLHPHEVLHAGDSPVADMEGAGAAGIEACLIERPASDLRTFLSGALGRCGK; encoded by the coding sequence GTGATCCAAGCCCTCTTTCTCGATGCCGCCGGCACCTTGATCGAGCCCGCCGAGCCGGTCGCCGAGGTCTATGCCCGGACGGCCGCCGCTTTCGGTCAGCCGGTCGAACCGGCGCTGGTGAAGAAATGGTTCCGCCTGGCCTTTGGTGGCATTGGCGATCCGGAATACGCTGCCTACCCGGATGGCGATGCGGCAGAGCGTGAGTGGTGGGGGAACGTGGTTCTTACCGTCTTTAACAAGAGCTTGGGCACACCGCTGCCGGAGGGTTTTTTCCGACCCTGCTTTGAAGCGCTGTTCGCGCACTATGCCGACCCGGCCGCGTGGCGGGTATTTCCGGAAGTCCCCGGCGTCCTCGCAGACGCCCGGGCCGCTGGCCTGCGATTGGCGGTGGTCTCGAATTTCGATCTCCGCCTGCGTGGCATCCTCGCCGGCCATGGCCTGCATTTCGATGAGGTGATCACCTCCGCCGACGCCTGCGCCCGCAAGCCGGACTTCGCGATTTTCCGCATGGCTCTCGACCGGCTCGGGCTTCACCCCCACGAAGTCCTCCATGCCGGCGACTCGCCTGTGGCGGACATGGAGGGGGCCGGCGCTGCGGGAATCGAGGCCTGTCTCATTGAGCGTCCGGCCAGCGATCTCCGCACTTTCCTCTCCGGAGCTCTCGGGCGGTGTGGAAAATGA
- a CDS encoding PA14 domain-containing protein, producing MKNSTKVLLASLTSGASLLALGWLQEKPEAAAQATAPSAAADAKENKADAALPVTRPEPVTPENAGPFGDIGALEKGTVIRLPLPDGREAAGRLNYVNRYPNGAAAAGGDLEDGSGTFEIGGEPWGYRGFILQKKDRSAFVYSSGPDGGLQVARRPIGEVICEPEPNWKPLAKVEGPDPEKAAIYNGGRSVGIIYEAIPILSSLPRAEATVYLDFDGEVIEGHSWEGGRRIIAPAYNLPASEVTDIWRRVAEDFAPFEVNVTTDLQAYLRAPQGLRIRCITTTNNFASAGGVAFNNTFRESGDPVCWNFYRGNGGAVVISHEVGHTFGLHHDDTTTQGYYGGHGSGAMTWGPIMGAPYSQNICQWSKGDYANAAQQQDDLIQIGSSVERRLDDHAPDAVQSTPLAIGAGGSVSNSGVIASPDDLDAFTFTTGGGNLNLQFTGAVNSPNLDIEAKLYNSTGTLVATASPANQLSATLSSALAAGTYTVTVDGVGNGTWASNGYDDYGSIGEYTISGTVPSPGWRFRVPVNALNSAVLGTVAPGGSAYSITAGNTGTAFAIQSGSGVLSVANASALTGTPVFTLTVAYTSGGSPQTAAVNVRVGPLGGLKREIWIGLSGNNLAGLTSNGNYPNTPNAARHAGTFQGAWPADNYGQKFSGYLIPAETGNHVFWTAADDISELWLSTDSNPANKVRVAYNNANTNVDWANQASQQSANVALVAGQRYYIEYLHRENAGGDHAAVAWQTPTLSRRLIGMEYLEFPGTMPNRAPWLANMTFRVREDSTAGTAVGTLLAGDFEPGSVVSAYTITGGNTGTAFSLNATTGALTVNGALSFATLPKYLLDVRVTDPGGLQRTAQIAVEVEPRAVKREYWSGINGNQITSLTSNANFPNSPTAVTYQAFFETPSDIADNYGQRLSGYLRAPDTGSYTFWISSDDYGELWLSTDSNPANKVRIAWHTGATGSREWGKYATQKSAAITLEAGKFYYIEALQKEGAVSDNLAVSWDGPDFDQVMLGAPHVTQQFYNHAAPVLNDKSVTVFDRDDMVTTLEAKDWSDPGTTLTYSITAGNADGAFIIDPATGTIRPAGSRLPVGARVLTVTVSDNGPTPLTDTASVTVNVVKAGLKREVWTGLADGQGLDGLTGSLYFPQSPDDSGYVQHFEAPSGWGENYGQRLSGYLIPAATGNYTFWIASDDGGELRLSTDANPSNKKTIASVNGATGNQSWTDQTSQQSAVIALIAGQRYYVEALQKEGNGGDHLAVAWQGPGFARTRISGNNLEYPDTYRPAMRREIWLGNATTTPPATPPSSENALFTFKSSAGIADNYSDRISGFVVPPVTGSYTFWLACDDDGQLRLSTDENPANAAQIASVAGSTGVEAWDTGASQKSAARTLIAGKRYYIETRHREGTGGDHVAVAWEGPGITRKVIANEYLEHPTTPADRSLLKREVWNGIAGANVTDLTGNAAFPATPSTVTTLAAGAGLATGTDVAETFGQRLSGYLIAPDHGRYTFWIASDNSSELWLSTDSNPANRIKIAAVDNVVAAQNWDVQAGQKSVPVALEAGRRYYLEILHKEDLFGDHLAVAWQGPGFARRVIPNQFLEHPLVIPGTPSIRREVWAGINGEQVSNLTGNAAFTAGTPTARGQLTTFETPAAHGDTYGQRLTAKLVAPESGNFKFWIASDDASELWLSTDANPANKVRIAHTTAFTDPRQWNKYATQESGSLPLIAGTTYYIEALHKEGGAIDHLSVAWQGPSFPRQILDGRFLQYPGNPPVSVALKLEIWTGIGGNNVTDLTNKPNYPGTPNQTLTVDSFETPVNWGDTYGQKVSGYLIAPRTGDYTFWIASDDGGDLMVATDGNLANKARIAFTTGATGHQNWTNNVNQKSAVIPLVAGQRCYIEALHKEGGGDDYLSVAWQGPSFDLQIIRKEFLEYPGLMPADTQPGNPISVPPGDPSFTFWLDYMGLGGADRLASADPDKDGIPNSLEFVLGGKPSGSGAASIAVLPELTTDTDWATFVFRRADVSAASGPFVQYGDLDSWTPAVDGTGGVQIIVTDDGFGTGIDRVTVKIPRTADKLFIRLNGNL from the coding sequence ATGAAGAATTCGACCAAGGTCTTGCTCGCGTCCCTGACGTCCGGAGCCAGCTTGCTGGCGCTCGGCTGGCTGCAGGAGAAACCGGAGGCCGCCGCCCAAGCGACCGCCCCTTCCGCGGCGGCGGATGCGAAGGAAAATAAGGCCGATGCAGCGTTGCCGGTCACCCGGCCGGAACCGGTGACCCCGGAGAACGCCGGGCCTTTCGGTGACATCGGCGCTCTGGAAAAAGGAACGGTCATCCGCTTGCCCCTGCCGGACGGCAGAGAGGCGGCCGGCCGACTGAACTACGTAAACCGCTATCCAAACGGTGCCGCCGCGGCGGGAGGTGACTTGGAAGACGGCAGCGGCACCTTTGAAATCGGCGGCGAACCGTGGGGTTACCGCGGCTTCATTCTGCAAAAGAAGGATCGTAGCGCATTTGTTTACTCCAGTGGCCCGGACGGCGGCTTGCAGGTCGCAAGACGGCCGATCGGCGAGGTGATTTGCGAGCCGGAGCCGAACTGGAAGCCACTGGCGAAAGTCGAGGGGCCGGATCCCGAGAAGGCGGCGATCTACAATGGCGGGCGCTCGGTCGGGATCATCTACGAAGCGATCCCCATCCTGAGCAGCCTGCCACGCGCGGAGGCGACGGTTTATCTCGATTTCGACGGCGAGGTGATCGAGGGCCATTCGTGGGAAGGCGGGCGGCGGATCATCGCGCCGGCCTACAACCTGCCGGCCAGCGAGGTGACCGATATCTGGCGGCGGGTGGCAGAGGACTTCGCGCCCTTCGAGGTGAATGTCACCACCGACCTGCAAGCCTACCTGCGCGCGCCGCAGGGACTTCGGATCCGCTGCATCACCACCACGAACAACTTCGCCTCGGCCGGTGGCGTGGCATTCAACAACACGTTCCGCGAATCCGGCGACCCAGTGTGTTGGAACTTCTACCGCGGCAACGGCGGCGCGGTGGTGATCTCGCATGAGGTCGGCCATACCTTCGGCCTTCATCATGACGACACCACCACCCAGGGCTACTACGGCGGCCATGGCAGCGGTGCGATGACCTGGGGGCCGATCATGGGCGCTCCCTACAGCCAGAACATCTGCCAATGGAGCAAGGGCGACTATGCGAATGCCGCCCAGCAGCAGGACGACTTGATCCAGATCGGATCGTCCGTGGAGCGGCGGCTCGATGACCATGCACCGGACGCCGTGCAGTCGACGCCACTGGCCATCGGCGCGGGCGGCAGCGTTTCTAACAGCGGCGTGATCGCCAGCCCGGATGACCTCGATGCGTTCACCTTCACCACCGGCGGCGGAAACCTGAATCTCCAGTTCACCGGTGCGGTCAATAGCCCGAACCTCGACATCGAGGCCAAGCTCTACAACTCCACCGGCACGCTGGTGGCGACCGCCAGCCCGGCGAACCAACTGAGCGCCACGCTTTCCTCCGCGCTCGCCGCGGGCACTTACACGGTGACGGTGGATGGTGTCGGCAACGGCACCTGGGCCTCGAATGGCTACGATGACTATGGCTCGATCGGCGAATACACGATCAGCGGCACCGTCCCCTCACCCGGCTGGCGATTCCGCGTCCCGGTCAATGCCCTGAATAGCGCGGTGCTCGGCACGGTGGCCCCGGGAGGTTCCGCTTACTCGATCACCGCGGGCAACACCGGCACGGCGTTCGCCATCCAGAGCGGCAGCGGCGTCTTGAGCGTGGCCAATGCCTCCGCGCTCACTGGAACCCCCGTGTTCACCTTGACCGTGGCCTACACCAGCGGTGGCTCGCCGCAGACCGCAGCAGTGAATGTGCGCGTCGGCCCGCTTGGCGGCTTGAAGCGGGAAATCTGGATCGGGCTGAGCGGCAACAATCTCGCGGGACTGACATCGAATGGAAACTATCCCAATACCCCGAACGCCGCCCGACATGCGGGCACCTTCCAAGGTGCCTGGCCTGCGGACAATTACGGTCAGAAGTTCAGCGGCTACCTGATCCCGGCCGAAACCGGCAACCACGTCTTCTGGACCGCGGCGGACGACATCAGCGAGCTGTGGCTCTCCACCGACAGCAATCCCGCGAACAAGGTGCGGGTCGCTTACAACAACGCGAACACCAACGTGGACTGGGCCAATCAAGCCTCACAGCAGTCCGCCAATGTCGCACTGGTTGCAGGCCAGCGTTACTACATCGAGTACCTGCACCGGGAGAATGCCGGCGGTGATCACGCGGCGGTGGCGTGGCAGACACCCACGCTGTCACGACGACTCATCGGCATGGAGTATCTGGAATTCCCGGGCACCATGCCGAACCGCGCGCCGTGGCTGGCGAACATGACCTTCCGCGTGCGCGAAGACAGCACGGCCGGGACCGCCGTCGGCACCTTGCTGGCAGGCGATTTCGAGCCGGGATCGGTCGTCTCCGCCTACACCATCACCGGCGGGAATACGGGCACGGCCTTCTCCCTGAACGCCACCACCGGCGCCCTCACGGTGAATGGCGCGCTATCATTCGCAACCCTGCCGAAATACCTGCTGGACGTGCGGGTGACGGACCCCGGCGGACTGCAACGGACGGCCCAGATTGCCGTGGAAGTCGAGCCGCGCGCGGTCAAGCGCGAGTACTGGTCCGGCATCAACGGCAACCAGATCACCAGCCTCACCTCCAACGCCAATTTCCCTAACAGCCCGACCGCGGTCACTTACCAGGCCTTCTTCGAGACGCCTTCGGACATCGCCGACAATTACGGCCAGCGCCTCAGCGGCTACCTGCGCGCGCCTGACACGGGCAGCTACACCTTCTGGATCTCGTCGGACGATTACGGTGAGCTGTGGCTCTCCACCGACAGCAATCCCGCGAACAAGGTGCGGATCGCCTGGCATACCGGTGCCACCGGTTCGCGCGAGTGGGGCAAGTACGCCACCCAGAAGTCCGCGGCGATCACGCTGGAAGCCGGCAAGTTTTACTACATCGAGGCGCTCCAGAAGGAAGGCGCGGTCTCGGACAATCTCGCCGTGTCGTGGGATGGGCCGGACTTCGACCAGGTGATGCTCGGCGCACCCCACGTCACCCAGCAGTTCTACAATCACGCCGCGCCCGTGCTCAATGACAAGTCGGTCACCGTCTTCGATCGCGATGACATGGTCACCACCTTGGAAGCAAAGGACTGGTCGGATCCGGGCACCACGTTGACGTACTCGATCACCGCTGGAAATGCCGACGGAGCCTTCATCATCGACCCGGCGACGGGAACGATCCGCCCGGCCGGTTCGCGGCTGCCCGTGGGCGCGCGCGTGCTCACGGTCACCGTTTCCGACAACGGGCCGACGCCACTGACGGACACCGCATCGGTCACGGTGAATGTGGTCAAAGCGGGCCTGAAGCGCGAGGTCTGGACCGGTCTTGCGGACGGCCAGGGGCTCGATGGACTCACCGGCTCGCTGTATTTCCCGCAGTCGCCGGACGACAGCGGCTACGTCCAGCACTTCGAAGCGCCCTCGGGTTGGGGCGAAAACTACGGCCAGCGCCTGAGCGGCTACCTGATCCCGGCAGCGACGGGCAACTACACCTTCTGGATCGCCTCCGATGATGGCGGCGAGCTGCGGCTCTCCACCGACGCGAATCCATCTAACAAGAAGACCATTGCCAGTGTAAACGGTGCCACCGGCAACCAGAGCTGGACTGATCAGACGAGCCAGCAATCAGCCGTCATCGCCTTGATCGCCGGGCAACGCTACTACGTGGAAGCTCTCCAAAAAGAAGGCAACGGTGGCGATCACCTCGCAGTGGCTTGGCAAGGACCGGGCTTCGCCCGCACGCGGATCAGCGGCAACAACCTCGAGTATCCCGACACCTATCGCCCCGCCATGAGGCGCGAGATCTGGCTCGGCAATGCCACGACCACACCGCCAGCCACCCCGCCAAGTTCGGAAAACGCGCTCTTCACGTTCAAGTCATCCGCCGGCATCGCGGACAACTACAGCGATCGCATCTCCGGCTTCGTCGTCCCACCGGTCACCGGCAGCTACACCTTCTGGCTAGCCTGCGACGACGATGGACAACTGCGGCTTTCCACCGATGAAAACCCGGCGAACGCGGCGCAGATCGCCTCGGTGGCCGGCTCCACCGGTGTCGAAGCCTGGGATACCGGAGCTTCGCAGAAATCGGCCGCCCGCACCCTGATCGCGGGCAAGCGCTACTACATCGAAACACGCCACCGGGAAGGAACCGGCGGAGATCACGTCGCAGTCGCATGGGAAGGCCCGGGCATCACGCGAAAGGTCATCGCCAACGAATACCTTGAGCACCCGACCACCCCCGCGGATCGCTCGCTGCTGAAGCGCGAAGTGTGGAATGGCATCGCGGGTGCAAACGTCACCGACCTCACCGGAAATGCCGCGTTCCCGGCGACGCCATCGACCGTCACGACGTTGGCCGCGGGCGCCGGATTGGCGACGGGCACCGATGTCGCCGAGACCTTCGGCCAGCGGCTGAGCGGCTATCTCATTGCGCCGGATCACGGACGCTACACCTTCTGGATCGCCTCCGACAATTCCAGCGAGCTGTGGCTCTCCACCGACAGCAATCCGGCCAACCGGATCAAGATCGCCGCGGTGGACAATGTGGTCGCCGCCCAGAATTGGGACGTGCAGGCCGGGCAGAAATCGGTGCCCGTCGCGCTGGAAGCCGGCCGCCGCTACTATCTGGAGATCCTGCACAAGGAAGACCTCTTCGGCGACCATCTCGCGGTAGCGTGGCAAGGCCCTGGCTTCGCGCGGCGCGTCATTCCGAACCAGTTCCTGGAGCATCCGCTGGTCATCCCCGGCACTCCATCGATCCGTCGCGAGGTGTGGGCGGGCATCAATGGCGAGCAGGTTTCCAATCTCACCGGAAATGCCGCCTTCACCGCCGGCACACCGACCGCACGCGGCCAGCTAACCACCTTCGAAACGCCCGCCGCCCACGGCGACACCTATGGCCAGCGTCTCACCGCGAAGCTGGTGGCTCCGGAGTCGGGCAACTTCAAGTTCTGGATCGCCTCCGACGATGCCAGCGAGCTGTGGCTTTCCACCGATGCCAATCCCGCAAACAAGGTGCGCATCGCCCACACCACGGCATTCACCGACCCGCGCCAGTGGAACAAGTATGCCACGCAGGAATCCGGCAGCCTGCCACTGATCGCAGGCACGACTTACTACATCGAGGCCTTGCACAAGGAAGGCGGCGCGATCGACCACCTGTCGGTGGCGTGGCAAGGGCCATCATTCCCACGGCAGATCCTCGACGGGCGTTTCCTGCAATACCCCGGCAACCCTCCCGTCAGCGTCGCGCTCAAACTTGAAATCTGGACCGGCATCGGCGGCAACAACGTGACCGACCTCACCAACAAGCCGAACTACCCCGGCACGCCAAACCAGACGCTCACCGTGGACAGCTTCGAAACGCCGGTAAACTGGGGCGACACCTACGGCCAGAAGGTCAGCGGCTACCTGATCGCACCGCGGACCGGCGACTATACGTTCTGGATCGCTTCCGACGATGGCGGCGACCTGATGGTGGCGACCGATGGCAATCTGGCGAACAAGGCCCGCATCGCCTTCACAACCGGGGCCACCGGACATCAGAACTGGACCAACAATGTGAACCAGAAGTCAGCGGTCATTCCGTTGGTTGCCGGCCAGCGTTGTTACATCGAGGCGCTTCACAAGGAAGGCGGCGGCGATGACTACCTCTCCGTGGCGTGGCAGGGACCAAGCTTCGACCTCCAGATCATCCGGAAGGAATTCCTGGAGTATCCCGGCCTGATGCCGGCGGACACGCAGCCAGGCAATCCGATCTCGGTGCCCCCCGGCGATCCGAGCTTCACCTTCTGGCTGGACTACATGGGCTTGGGCGGTGCCGACCGCCTCGCCAGTGCCGATCCAGACAAGGACGGCATTCCGAACAGCCTCGAATTCGTGCTCGGCGGTAAGCCATCGGGCAGCGGGGCCGCCTCCATCGCGGTGCTGCCGGAACTGACCACGGATACCGACTGGGCGACCTTCGTCTTCCGCCGCGCCGACGTCTCAGCGGCGTCCGGTCCCTTCGTGCAATATGGAGATCTGGACAGTTGGACCCCGGCCGTCGATGGCACCGGCGGCGTCCAAATCATCGTCACCGACGACGGATTCGGAACCGGCATTGACCGCGTCACCGTGAAAATCCCACGGACTGCTGACAAACTGTTCATCCGCCTGAATGGGAACCTATAA
- a CDS encoding DUF1080 domain-containing protein gives MNRRGWLQLTLATLPAACRRPEPPAARAEAEPEIPWQPLVDSHWTPAMGGELSSPSSGVLRLQWGESLSAAKWTGPPLTVPFEMELEARRIDGTDFFCGLTFPVGASGECVTWVVGGWGGSLVGLSSIDGKDASENDTTQHRAFEKERWYRLRAKCTGERIEAWIDGERVIDLPTAGRSLTLRPGPIDVCAPFGLATWQTTGEFRSLRWRPVSP, from the coding sequence ATGAATCGCCGCGGCTGGCTCCAGCTCACCCTCGCCACCCTCCCTGCAGCCTGTCGGCGGCCTGAACCGCCAGCCGCTCGAGCGGAGGCAGAGCCGGAGATCCCGTGGCAGCCGCTCGTCGACAGTCACTGGACACCCGCCATGGGCGGCGAGCTGTCGTCTCCCTCTTCCGGCGTCCTCCGCCTCCAGTGGGGGGAGAGCCTGAGCGCCGCAAAATGGACCGGACCACCTCTGACGGTGCCCTTCGAGATGGAACTCGAAGCCCGCCGGATCGACGGCACCGATTTCTTCTGCGGCCTGACCTTTCCCGTTGGAGCCAGCGGCGAGTGCGTGACCTGGGTGGTCGGCGGCTGGGGCGGCAGCCTCGTCGGTCTATCGTCGATCGATGGCAAGGACGCGTCCGAGAACGACACGACCCAGCACCGCGCCTTTGAGAAGGAACGGTGGTACCGGCTGCGGGCAAAATGCACCGGGGAACGCATCGAAGCATGGATCGACGGCGAGCGCGTGATCGACCTCCCGACCGCCGGCCGGAGCCTCACTCTGCGCCCCGGACCGATCGACGTCTGTGCCCCTTTCGGGCTCGCCACATGGCAGACCACCGGTGAATTCAGGAGCTTGCGATGGCGCCCCGTTTCTCCCTGA
- the nusA gene encoding transcription termination factor NusA — protein sequence MTNDIVALIDYYEKEKGIDRDKVVAALEYAFISAYRKMVPGADAIETLRADVNTKKGETRIFAVLTAVADEDYKDKFNEVPLATALKKNPETQPGDQVEFNVTPKDFGRIAVQTAKQTMMQRLRQAEKEMIYEEFKDRAGDIVSGTVRRFDRSDVLIDLGKFEGVMPSRERVQTEEYNIGDRIRAYVVAVENEGRGPEIILSRSHPNFVRRLFEAEVNEISDRTVEIRGIAREAGYRTKVAVFSTDDKVDPVGACVGLRGARVKNIVRELNNEKVDIIRWSDEPEEFVREALKPAVLRTITVDKENRVVHVTVDEEDLSKAIGRRGQNARLSSRLMGWDVQVRKDESKLEQFEKKIAGAAHSMAEQLGLDDDLAAKLFRAGGMSAEIVAEMPVDYIAANLEISEERAQDILDRAKTNSPST from the coding sequence ATGACCAACGACATCGTCGCCCTCATTGACTACTACGAGAAAGAAAAAGGCATCGACCGCGACAAGGTGGTTGCCGCGCTCGAGTACGCCTTCATTTCCGCCTACCGCAAGATGGTCCCAGGGGCCGATGCCATCGAGACCTTGCGCGCCGATGTGAATACCAAGAAGGGCGAGACCCGCATCTTCGCCGTGCTGACGGCCGTCGCCGACGAGGATTACAAGGACAAGTTCAACGAGGTCCCGCTTGCCACCGCGCTCAAGAAGAATCCCGAGACCCAGCCGGGTGATCAGGTCGAGTTCAACGTCACGCCGAAAGACTTCGGCCGCATCGCCGTGCAGACCGCGAAGCAGACGATGATGCAGCGCCTCCGCCAGGCGGAGAAGGAGATGATTTACGAGGAGTTCAAGGACCGCGCCGGCGACATCGTCTCCGGCACCGTCCGCCGCTTCGACCGCAGCGACGTGCTCATCGACCTCGGCAAGTTCGAGGGCGTCATGCCGTCCCGCGAGCGCGTCCAGACCGAGGAATACAACATCGGCGACCGCATCCGCGCCTACGTCGTGGCCGTGGAAAACGAAGGTCGCGGCCCCGAGATCATCCTCTCCCGCAGCCACCCGAATTTCGTCCGCCGCCTCTTCGAAGCCGAGGTGAATGAAATCTCCGACCGCACCGTGGAAATCCGCGGAATCGCCCGCGAAGCCGGCTACCGCACCAAGGTCGCCGTCTTCAGCACCGACGACAAGGTGGACCCGGTGGGTGCCTGCGTCGGCCTGCGTGGCGCCCGCGTGAAGAACATCGTCCGCGAGCTCAACAACGAGAAGGTCGACATCATCCGCTGGAGCGATGAGCCGGAGGAATTCGTCCGCGAGGCTCTCAAGCCGGCCGTGCTCCGCACCATCACCGTGGATAAGGAAAACCGCGTGGTCCACGTGACCGTCGACGAGGAAGACCTTAGCAAGGCGATCGGCCGCCGCGGCCAGAATGCCCGCCTCTCTTCCCGCCTGATGGGCTGGGACGTCCAGGTCCGCAAGGACGAGAGCAAGCTGGAGCAGTTCGAAAAGAAGATCGCCGGTGCCGCCCACTCGATGGCCGAGCAGCTCGGTCTCGATGACGATCTGGCCGCCAAGCTGTTCCGCGCCGGTGGCATGTCCGCCGAGATTGTCGCGGAGATGCCGGTGGACTATATTGCCGCCAACCTCGAGATTTCCGAAGAGCGCGCCCAAGACATCCTCGATCGCGCCAAGACGAACTCCCCGTCTACTTGA